DNA sequence from the bacterium genome:
GCGCAGCCGCCGGCCTGGACGCTGGACACGCTCAACCTGCCGCCCGAGCCCCTGGTGCTGGTCCTGGAGGGCGTGGAGAAGCCGGGCAACCTGGGCGCGGTCGTGCGTACCGCCAGCGGGGCCGGCGTCGCCGCGGTGCTGGCCTGCGGCGCGGGCGCCGATCCCTGGAACCCCAACGCCCTGCGCGCCTCGACCGGCGCGGTGTTCACCGTGCCGACGGTCAGCGCCGGCGCCGCGGAGATCCTGGACTTCCTGCGCGCGCGCGGCATCCCGCTGCTGGCGACCACGCCGGCGGCGCCCGACCTGCACACCTCCTGCGACCTGACCGGCCCCGTGGCGGTGCTGCTGGGCGCCGAGGACACGGGGCTGTCGAAAGAAATGCTCGCGGCGGCCGAGCGCCGCTGCCGCATCCCCATGCTGGGGACGGCCGACTCCCTGAACGTCAGCGTGGCGGCGGCGCTGCTCGCCTACGAGGCGCTCCGCCAGAGGAGCGCGCGTCGATGAAACCGTACCTGTTCGCCCTGCTGACCGCCGCGGCCTGGGGCTTCGGCGGCTACTTTGAGAAGCGCGGCCTGCACCTCGGCAACCTGCCGCCGCAGCTGGGCATCACGATCCGCACGGCGGTGGCGCTGGTGATCCTGGGCGCGGTGAGCGCGCCGCACTGGAAGGCGCTGGCGACCGCGGGGCCGCGGTCGCTGCTGTACATGACCATCGGCGGCGGCGTGGTGGCGGGCTCGATCGGCATGCTCTGCTTCTACACGGCCATCAAGGGCGCGCCCTTGACGCGCGTCATGCCCATCGCCTTCACCTCGCCCCTGTTCGGGGCGCTGCTGGCCCTGACGCTGGGCGGCGAGCCCGTCACGCTCAAGACGCTGCTCGGGATGGCGTTGACCGTCGGCGGGATCGTGCTGCTGACCATCGGTTGAATTTGATGACGGATCGTACCATGTTTCGGACAACCGATCCCGACCAACCCGAGGAGGCCCCATGCGTGCGATGACCGAGCACAATCTGAAGGACGCGTTCGCCGGCGAGAGCCAGGCGCACATGAAGTACCTGGCCTTCGCCGACAAGGCCGCCCACGACGGGTTCCCCCAGGTGGCCCTGCTGTTCAAGGCCATCAGCTACGCCGAGCAGGTGCACGCCGTGAACCACCTGAAGGAGCTCGCCGGCGTGGGCGACACCACGGCGAACCTGGAAGGCGCCCTCGGCGGCGAGACCTTCGAGGTGGACGAGATGTACCCCGCCTACATGGCGGTGGCCCAGCTGCAGCAGGAGAAGGGCGCCCAGCGCAGCATCCGCTTCGCCATCGAGGCCGAGAAGATCCACGCCGACATGTACCGCGCGGCGCTCGAGGCGGTCAAGGCGGGCAAGGACATCGACGTCACCAAGGTGTCGATCTGCCCCGTCTGCGGCCACACCGTCTTCGGCGACGCGCACGAGCGCTGCCCCGTCTGCAACGTGCCGGCCGACAAGTACGTCGCGTTCGCGTCCTAGCGCGCCGACGGCGGCCCTGCTACCATGCGAAGGTCGGGCGCGGGCCCGGCCTTCGCTGTTACCCTTCGTGTCGTCACGGAGAGCATGATGATCGAAGTCACACCGGACATCCGCATCGCCGACGACGAGCTGTCGTTCAGCTTCGTGCGCGCGTCCGGCCCCGGCGGCCAGAACGTCAACAAGGTCTCCACCGCGGTCCAGCTGCGCTTCGACGCCGCAAACTCCCCGAACCTGCCCGACGCGGTGCGGGCGCGCGCCTTGCGCCTCGCCGGCCGCCGCGCCACCACCGAGGGCGTCATCGTCCTGGACGCCCGCCGCCACCGCACCCAGGAACGCAACCGCCAGGACGCGATCGACCGCCTCGTGGCCCTGCTCCAGCGAGCCGCCGAACTCCCGAAGCCCCGCACTTCGACCAAGCCAACCCGGGCCTCCCGCCTCAAGCGCGTGGACGACAAGCGCCGGCGCGCCGCCGTGAAGCGGGCGCGCACCCAGCGCGACGAAGACTAGCCGGCGGGATTACTTCTTGCTCAAGCCGAGGATGATCCCCAGCACCAGCCCCCACAGCGCGGCCAGCCCGATCTGATAATCGGGGGGCAGGCTGAAGGTGACGGTGTGGGCCGGGATCCAGAACCAGACCAGCGTCCACCACGCGGTCGTGATCCCGGCGTAGCCGCGGCGGCGCAGGATGAGGTTGTCCTCCCAGCGGTGGAAGGCCATCATCTGCGGTCCGAAGAAGAGGTTGGTGAGCACCGAGACGGCCAGCGCGCGCCCCACGCCCGCCGCGCACCAGGCGGGCAGCAGCCCGTGTTCCAGCAGCCCCGCGACGAAGCCCTTCATGCCGGTGAAACCGAACTTGATCACCAGACCCAGCACGGCCCAGGCCACGGTCTTGGCCGCCAGCTGCGCGGGCGTGCAGGGCAGGGCGGGACGGCGCGCGCGCAGGCACGCGGCGACGATCTCCCCCAGGGTGCCGAGCACGGCGAACTGCAGGGCGGCCGAAAGCAGCGGTTGGGCGCGCACCCAGTCGGCGTAGAAGTTCACGGGAGTCCTCCGGGATACGGCGGGATGGTCAGTGGCGCTGCCAGCGTTCGGGCACGGATGCAACGCCACTCATCCTGGGGAGCGGGCCGTCCTGCAACGGCAGCCGCACCAGCAGCGGGACGCAGGTCGCCGAGCCGTGGGCGTGGCTGGCCCGGATGGTGATCGGCCCGGTGGCCGAATTCAGGAACGTGTTGGCCCCGGCATCGAGCGGCACGCGCACCCCTTCGTCGAGGACCTCGCGGGTCGTCCCGTCCGCCAGCTCCAGGCGGAACTTCAGCGCGCCGGGTCCGAGCAGGCGCACGTCCTGATTCTCGTGGAGCTCCACCTGCACCCAGAGCCAGGAGCGGGTGGTGTCGTCGCGCGCGGAGGCGATCATGTGGGCGGCGACGGGCAGCATGGCGGGCCCGCCCGGGTCGTCGTCGAGCCAGGCGACGATCTCGACCGGCCCGGCCGGCGCCGCGGCCGTCGTCGGGTCGGCGGCGACCGGCGCTCGCGCGCAGCCGACGGCCAGCGGCAGCGCCAGCAGCGACGCCAGCAGCCAAGCGAACGAGCGCGGATCGTACCGGACGGGATGTCGTCGCGGCGGCGTCAAGGAAGCCTCCCCGGTTCACGGCAGCCGGACCTCGCCAGCATGCGCCTACGGAGGCGCGGCGTCCAGCACGCTGTGGCTGCATCGGCGAATCGGAGTGGTCCTGGAGCCGGGATGCCGGCGGTCAGCCGGCCGGATGGCGGACCGGGATCTCCAGGCGGAAGATGCTGCCGCGGCCCGGGGCGTCGTCCAGATCCACCCGGCCGGCCAGCAACCCCTCGACCAGGCGGCAGGTGATGAACAGGCCCAGCCCGGTGCCGTGGGCACGCTGCGTTTCGGGCGTGTCGAGGCGGCTGTAGGGGCGGAACAGGAGCTCGCGCGCCTCGGGCCGGATGCCGGGACCGGTGTCGCGGACCTCGAGCCTGAGGGTGTCCCCCTCGACCGCGGCCCGCAGCGCGACCTCCCCCGCGTCGGTGAACTTGACGGCGTTGGACAGCAGGTTCAGCAGGCACTGCAGCAGCCGGCGCCGGTCCTGGCGCAGGACGAGGCCCGGCACGCCGGCGACGGACAGGGCGAGGCCCTTGGCCGCGGCCTGCTCCCTCACGTTGGCGGCCGCCTCCTCCAGCAGGGCGTCGAGCGGGAAGTCGTCGATCGCGGGCGCGACGCGGCCGGCGTCGAGGCGCGCCAGGTCGGTGATGTCGTTGGTGAGGGCCTGCAGGTGCCGGGCGGCGTCGCGCACGTGGCCCAGCTGCTCGCGCTGGTCCTGGTTCAGGGGGCCCGGCTTCTCCTGCAGCAGGAAGCTGGAGAAGCCCAGGATCGCGCCCAGCGGCGTGCGCAGCTCGTGCGACGTCGAGGCCACGAACTGCACGGTCTCGCGGGAGCGCGCCTGCGCGGCCGCCAGCTCGTCCAGCGCGCGCTGCAGGTGCAGCTCGCGGCGGCGCAGGGCGCCGTACAGCAGCACCGTGGTCATGGAGACGAAGAACCAGCCCTTGTAGGTCTGCAGCCGCGAGACGGCCTCGGGCGCGGCCAGGTCCAGGAACCGGTCCGATAGCAGGATCCACAGGACGCCCGCGGCCAGGTAGGTGAGCGAGATGCGATGGTACGATCTCATGCGAGGAGCCGACCTTTCCGGCGCGACGATCGGTCCCGTTCAGGCGCGGGTGGCCTTGATCCGGTTCAGCGCCGAACCGGCCCGGAACCACTCGATCTGCTCCGCGGTGAAGGTGTGCCGGACCTCGAAGGACTCGGTCGCCCCGTCGCCGTGCGTCAGGGTGACGCGCAGGGGGCGCCCGGGCGCCAGGTCGGCCAGAGGGCCGATGGCGACGCGGTCGTCCTGCCGGACGCGGTCGTAGTCGGCCGGGTCGGCGAAGGTCAGCGGCAGGATGCCCTGCTTCTTGAGGTTCGTCTCGTGGATGCGGGCGAAGCTGCGCACCAGAACCGCGGCGCAGCCCAGGTGGCGCGGCTCCATGGCCGCGTGCTCGCGGCTCGAGCCCTCGCCGTAGTTCTCGTCGCCGACGACGAGCCAGCGCCGCCCCGCGGCCTTGTAGGCGCGCGCCACCTGCGGCACCTCGCCCAGGCTGCCGTCGAGCTGGTTCTTGACGCGGTTCGTCTCGCCGCTGAAGGCGTTCACCGCGCCGATCAGCATGTTGTTGCTGATGTTGTCGAGGTGGCCGCGGTACTTGAGCCAGGGTCCGGCCATCGAGATGTGGTCGGTCGTGCACTTGCCCTGCGCCTTGATCAGGACCGGCAGGTCCGTGAAGTCGCCGCCGTGCCACGGCGCGAAGGGCTCCAGTAGGGCCAGGCGGTCGCTCTTCGGGTCGACCAGCACCTCGACGCCGCGGACGTCGGTGGGCGGCGCCTGGTAGCCGCCGGTGGCGACCACGAAGCCGCGGGGCGGCAGCTCGTCGGCGACCGCGGGCGCATCGAGGCGGACCTGTTCGCCGCGGGAATTGGTCAGCGCGTCGCGCCGCGGGTCGAAGCTCAGGGTGCCGGCCAGGCCGTAGGCCATGACGATCTCGGGGCTGCCGATGAAGGCGCAGGTCTCCGGGTTGCCGTCGTTGCGCTTGCGGAAGTTGCGGTTGAACGAGGTGACGATGGAGTTCGGCTCGCCCGACGCCATGTCGTCGCGCTGCCACTGCCCGATGCAGGGCCCGCAGGCGTTGGTCAGCACCGTGGCGCCCACCGCCTCGAGCGCCGCCAGCTGGCCGTCGCGCTTGATGGTCTCGTAGATCTGGTCCGAGCCGGGCGAGACCCACAGGGTCGTCTTCATCTTCAGGCCCTTGGCGACCGCCTGCCGCGCCACGTCCGCCGCGCGGCAGATGTCCTCGTAGGAGGAGTTGGTGCAGCTGCCGATCAGGGCCGCGGAGATCTTCGCGGGGTAGCCCTCGCGCGCCACGTCCGCGGCCAGGTCGCCGACGGGCCGCGCCAGGTCGGGCGAGTGCGGTCCCACCATGTGGGGCTCGAGGGTCGAGAGGTCGATCTCCACGATCTGGTCGTAGTAGTCGGCCGGCGAGGCGGCGACCTCGGGGTCGGCCGTCAGCAGGTCGCGGTTCGCGTCCGCCAGGGCGGCCAGCTCCGCGCGGCCGGTGGCCTCGAGGTAGGACGCCATGCGCGCGTCGTAGGGGAAGATGCTGGTGGTGGCGCCCAGCTCGGCGCCCATGTTCGTGATCGTGGCCTTGCCGGTGCAGCTGAGCGCCGCGCAGCCCGGCCCGAAGTACTCGATGACGGCGTTGGTGCCGCCCTTGACGGTCAGGATGCCGCAGAGCTTCAGGATGACGTCCTTCGGG
Encoded proteins:
- a CDS encoding EamA family transporter, coding for MKPYLFALLTAAAWGFGGYFEKRGLHLGNLPPQLGITIRTAVALVILGAVSAPHWKALATAGPRSLLYMTIGGGVVAGSIGMLCFYTAIKGAPLTRVMPIAFTSPLFGALLALTLGGEPVTLKTLLGMALTVGGIVLLTIG
- a CDS encoding HAMP domain-containing sensor histidine kinase, with protein sequence MRSYHRISLTYLAAGVLWILLSDRFLDLAAPEAVSRLQTYKGWFFVSMTTVLLYGALRRRELHLQRALDELAAAQARSRETVQFVASTSHELRTPLGAILGFSSFLLQEKPGPLNQDQREQLGHVRDAARHLQALTNDITDLARLDAGRVAPAIDDFPLDALLEEAAANVREQAAAKGLALSVAGVPGLVLRQDRRRLLQCLLNLLSNAVKFTDAGEVALRAAVEGDTLRLEVRDTGPGIRPEARELLFRPYSRLDTPETQRAHGTGLGLFITCRLVEGLLAGRVDLDDAPGRGSIFRLEIPVRHPAG
- a CDS encoding aconitate hydratase, which produces MAIETTPRMVQAVYDASRERLAVVRKRLGRPLTLAEKVFLGHLDDPAGQELARGEATLALRPDRVAMQDATAQMAILQFMQAGRDEAAVPTTIHCDHLLLAYKGAVADKAQALDSNREVYDFLSSSAARYGMGFWKPGSGIIHQIVLENYAFPGGLIIGTDSHTPNGGGLAMAACGVGGADAVDVMVGMPWEVKHPKIIGVKLTGAPDGWTAPKDVILKLCGILTVKGGTNAVIEYFGPGCAALSCTGKATITNMGAELGATTSIFPYDARMASYLEATGRAELAALADANRDLLTADPEVAASPADYYDQIVEIDLSTLEPHMVGPHSPDLARPVGDLAADVAREGYPAKISAALIGSCTNSSYEDICRAADVARQAVAKGLKMKTTLWVSPGSDQIYETIKRDGQLAALEAVGATVLTNACGPCIGQWQRDDMASGEPNSIVTSFNRNFRKRNDGNPETCAFIGSPEIVMAYGLAGTLSFDPRRDALTNSRGEQVRLDAPAVADELPPRGFVVATGGYQAPPTDVRGVEVLVDPKSDRLALLEPFAPWHGGDFTDLPVLIKAQGKCTTDHISMAGPWLKYRGHLDNISNNMLIGAVNAFSGETNRVKNQLDGSLGEVPQVARAYKAAGRRWLVVGDENYGEGSSREHAAMEPRHLGCAAVLVRSFARIHETNLKKQGILPLTFADPADYDRVRQDDRVAIGPLADLAPGRPLRVTLTHGDGATESFEVRHTFTAEQIEWFRAGSALNRIKATRA
- a CDS encoding TrmH family RNA methyltransferase — protein: EDLRRSGIEIVEVNARVLEKASYRAKPEGLIVVAQPPAWTLDTLNLPPEPLVLVLEGVEKPGNLGAVVRTASGAGVAAVLACGAGADPWNPNALRASTGAVFTVPTVSAGAAEILDFLRARGIPLLATTPAAPDLHTSCDLTGPVAVLLGAEDTGLSKEMLAAAERRCRIPMLGTADSLNVSVAAALLAYEALRQRSARR
- the arfB gene encoding alternative ribosome rescue aminoacyl-tRNA hydrolase ArfB; translated protein: MMIEVTPDIRIADDELSFSFVRASGPGGQNVNKVSTAVQLRFDAANSPNLPDAVRARALRLAGRRATTEGVIVLDARRHRTQERNRQDAIDRLVALLQRAAELPKPRTSTKPTRASRLKRVDDKRRRAAVKRARTQRDED
- a CDS encoding rubrerythrin family protein, translated to MRAMTEHNLKDAFAGESQAHMKYLAFADKAAHDGFPQVALLFKAISYAEQVHAVNHLKELAGVGDTTANLEGALGGETFEVDEMYPAYMAVAQLQQEKGAQRSIRFAIEAEKIHADMYRAALEAVKAGKDIDVTKVSICPVCGHTVFGDAHERCPVCNVPADKYVAFAS